The Bacillota bacterium genome has a window encoding:
- a CDS encoding TRAP transporter substrate-binding protein, translating into MRKRALLLLVVGVVGLLFAQTATSATRVFRLAEVHPDGYPTTEGDKYFAKLVNERSGGRLKIEVYFGGTLGPEKDTMEMTKMGAIDAVRTSCSPLVEMYAPIGVFSMPYLFRDEAHMWKVLNGEVGQHFLKAVESAGFVGLTYYDSGARHFYTKKLVKSPADLRGMKIRVQQSSVMLDLVNSMGASAVPMAFNEVYSALQTGVIDGAENNSPSYLTTSHYEVAKFYALDGHTRIPEVILFSKRIWDTLPPADQALIRQAALDSTAFQREAWKKFEDEALAKVKASGCTITEVNISEFQKAVESMYAKYPQYSEWVEKIRAVK; encoded by the coding sequence ATGAGGAAACGGGCTCTTCTTCTTCTAGTGGTGGGAGTCGTCGGGCTTCTCTTCGCCCAGACGGCTACCTCGGCCACGCGCGTCTTTCGCCTCGCCGAGGTTCACCCTGACGGATACCCGACGACCGAAGGTGACAAGTACTTCGCCAAGCTCGTCAACGAGAGGTCCGGCGGCAGGTTGAAAATCGAGGTATACTTCGGCGGCACCCTCGGCCCAGAGAAAGACACGATGGAAATGACGAAGATGGGCGCGATCGACGCAGTCAGGACGTCCTGCTCGCCCCTGGTGGAGATGTACGCCCCGATCGGCGTCTTCTCCATGCCCTACCTCTTCCGTGACGAGGCTCACATGTGGAAAGTCCTCAACGGCGAGGTGGGCCAGCACTTCCTGAAGGCTGTCGAGAGCGCCGGTTTCGTGGGCCTCACCTACTACGACTCGGGCGCACGGCACTTCTACACCAAGAAGCTAGTGAAGTCCCCGGCCGACCTTCGCGGCATGAAGATCCGCGTGCAGCAGTCCAGTGTCATGCTTGACCTAGTCAACTCGATGGGCGCCTCGGCAGTGCCGATGGCCTTCAACGAGGTCTACTCCGCTCTTCAGACCGGCGTTATCGACGGTGCTGAGAACAACTCCCCCAGCTACCTCACGACCAGCCACTACGAGGTCGCCAAGTTCTACGCGCTCGACGGGCACACCCGCATACCCGAGGTGATACTGTTCAGCAAGAGGATATGGGATACGCTTCCCCCAGCCGACCAGGCCCTCATCAGACAGGCCGCCCTCGACTCCACGGCCTTCCAGCGGGAAGCATGGAAGAAGTTCGAGGATGAGGCCCTGGCCAAAGTGAAGGCATCAGGCTGCACCATAACCGAGGTTAACATCTCTGAGTTCCAGAAAGCAGTCGAGTCCATGTATGCCAAGTACCCGCAGTATTCTGAGTGGGTGGAAAAGATCCGCGCAGTGAAGTAG